A region from the Alkalispirochaeta americana genome encodes:
- the deoC gene encoding deoxyribose-phosphate aldolase has product MKSSESDSAQHELAHYIDHTLLKATAQSEDIRRLCREAREHRFFSVCVNSCWVRLAKEELEGSSVKVCTVVGFPLGAMSREGKVFEAATALSQGAAEIDMVLNVGFLKEGRYQEVQEEIQEIKNAIGDALLKVIIETCYLTDEEKAQACRLAVAAGADYVKTSTGFGTGGAVAEDLRLMLDTVEGKALVKASGGVRDAATARSYISLGVRRLGTSNGIEIVSGEAPDERPSPAGSY; this is encoded by the coding sequence GTGAAATCATCTGAATCTGATTCGGCGCAGCACGAGCTGGCGCACTATATTGATCACACCTTACTGAAGGCTACCGCCCAAAGCGAAGACATTCGCAGACTCTGCCGGGAGGCGCGGGAGCACCGCTTCTTCTCGGTTTGCGTGAACTCCTGCTGGGTTCGTTTGGCGAAAGAAGAGCTCGAGGGGAGCTCTGTCAAAGTCTGCACAGTGGTGGGCTTTCCCTTGGGGGCCATGTCCCGGGAGGGAAAAGTCTTCGAGGCTGCTACCGCTCTTTCTCAGGGAGCAGCCGAGATAGACATGGTCCTGAATGTGGGATTCCTGAAGGAAGGCCGATACCAGGAGGTCCAGGAAGAGATTCAGGAGATCAAGAATGCTATCGGCGATGCTCTTCTGAAGGTGATCATCGAGACTTGTTATCTCACGGATGAGGAAAAAGCCCAGGCCTGTCGCCTGGCTGTGGCGGCCGGAGCAGACTACGTGAAAACCTCTACCGGCTTTGGCACTGGTGGTGCCGTGGCAGAAGATCTTCGGCTCATGCTCGATACGGTAGAAGGAAAAGCCCTGGTAAAAGCCTCGGGTGGTGTCCGTGATGCCGCAACGGCCCGATCCTATATTTCCCTGGGGGTTCGCCGTCTGGGAACCAGCAACGGGATCGAAATCGTCTCAGGAGAAGCGCCCGATGAGAGGCCTTCCCCGGCCGGTTCCTACTAA
- a CDS encoding SDR family NAD(P)-dependent oxidoreductase codes for MQKNRALSGLRDRVCVVTGSSRGIGRETARFLLAQGAKVVLNGRTREALAETEALLQADIPRTGGSSPERRLLAVAADVSTEEGARFLVEETLKVFGRLDYLINNAGVSMRGAIEDLREPALDRLYRGNLLSAVLPTVAALPELKKTGGTVLFVSTVGALWGFPGISIYSATKAAVERFCQSLDAEYRSAGVKSRLVFLGFVENDPHKETLAADGTSFRHNRKAQQTQQEAARAIVSALTGSRQRVITIPAGRALSWAKRCTPSLVARILARNRKSFHRVTKNS; via the coding sequence ATGCAGAAAAACCGGGCCCTCTCAGGTCTGCGCGACCGGGTATGCGTAGTAACGGGAAGCAGCCGGGGAATCGGAAGAGAAACAGCACGATTCCTCCTGGCCCAGGGGGCGAAGGTCGTCCTGAACGGCCGGACGCGAGAGGCTCTGGCCGAGACCGAGGCTCTCCTGCAAGCTGATATCCCCCGGACCGGAGGATCTTCGCCGGAACGCCGGCTTCTGGCAGTAGCAGCCGATGTGAGCACCGAGGAGGGCGCCCGATTTCTTGTCGAAGAGACCCTTAAGGTCTTCGGCCGCCTTGATTACCTTATAAACAATGCCGGTGTATCCATGCGCGGTGCCATTGAAGATTTACGCGAGCCCGCCCTGGATCGGCTCTATCGGGGGAATCTCCTGAGCGCGGTCCTTCCCACCGTGGCGGCCTTGCCCGAGTTGAAGAAAACAGGCGGAACGGTTCTCTTTGTCTCCACCGTGGGTGCCCTCTGGGGATTTCCAGGCATCTCCATCTATTCCGCTACAAAAGCTGCGGTGGAGCGATTCTGCCAGTCCCTGGACGCAGAATACCGTTCGGCAGGGGTCAAGAGCCGGCTGGTCTTTCTTGGCTTTGTGGAAAACGATCCGCACAAGGAAACCCTGGCCGCCGACGGGACCTCCTTCAGACACAACCGCAAGGCCCAGCAAACCCAGCAGGAGGCGGCTCGGGCAATCGTCTCTGCTCTCACAGGTTCGCGGCAGCGGGTTATTACCATTCCTGCAGGACGAGCCCTCTCTTGGGCAAAGCGATGCACCCCTTCCCTGGTTGCCCGTATTCTTGCCAGAAACAGGAAAAGTTTTCATCGCGTTACAAAAAACTCCTGA
- a CDS encoding ABC transporter ATP-binding protein, with protein MNHVVEMLNITKEFPGIRANDDVTLELRQGEVLALLGENGAGKSTLMSILFGLYQPDAGIIRVQGKEVTIDNPTVANDLGIGMVHQHFKLVHNFTVTENIILGMESLRGPVLDRKGAALRVKELSERYGLKVDPHARIDDISVGMQQRVEILKMLYRKADVLIFDEPTAVLTPQEIKDLLSIMGNLINEGKSIVLITHKLKEIKAIAHRCTVIRRGKLVGTVDVKETSEARMAEMMVGREVSFSVEKGPAKRGEVALDIQNLQVLNSRKTPAVKDFSLQLRHGEILGLAGVDGNGQTELVEALVGLRKAEAGKIFLAGQDVTDRSIGERIEAGLAHIPEDRQKRGLVLDYSVQDNLVLATHRKEPYSRRGFLQPAAIRAHAEKVIRAFDVRSGEGASTIARSMSGGNQQKAIVGREIDLDPEVLVAVQPTRGLDVGSIAYIHKRLVAQRDAGKAILLVSLELDEILDLSDRIAVINHGELIGIVDASSTNEREVGLMMTGVHKEDL; from the coding sequence ATGAACCATGTGGTGGAAATGCTCAACATCACCAAGGAGTTCCCCGGGATTCGCGCCAACGACGACGTAACTCTCGAGCTCCGGCAGGGAGAGGTTCTTGCCCTGCTCGGAGAGAACGGCGCCGGCAAGTCCACGCTCATGAGTATTCTTTTTGGTCTCTACCAGCCCGACGCGGGAATAATCCGGGTTCAGGGCAAGGAAGTGACGATCGATAATCCCACCGTGGCCAATGATCTGGGTATTGGTATGGTCCACCAGCATTTCAAGCTGGTCCATAACTTCACCGTCACGGAAAACATCATCCTCGGGATGGAATCACTCCGCGGGCCCGTGCTGGACAGAAAAGGAGCGGCCCTGCGGGTGAAGGAGCTCTCGGAACGGTACGGGCTGAAAGTTGACCCCCATGCGAGGATAGACGATATCTCCGTGGGTATGCAGCAACGGGTGGAAATCCTCAAAATGCTCTACCGCAAGGCCGATGTGTTGATCTTCGATGAACCTACAGCAGTCCTTACTCCCCAGGAAATCAAGGATCTCCTGAGCATCATGGGAAACTTGATCAACGAAGGAAAGTCGATTGTGCTGATCACCCACAAGCTGAAAGAGATCAAGGCGATTGCTCATCGATGTACGGTGATCCGCCGGGGAAAGCTGGTCGGCACGGTCGATGTAAAGGAGACCAGCGAGGCTCGAATGGCCGAGATGATGGTGGGTCGGGAGGTCAGTTTCTCTGTGGAGAAGGGACCTGCGAAACGAGGAGAGGTTGCTCTTGATATCCAGAATCTTCAGGTCTTGAACTCACGAAAGACCCCGGCAGTGAAAGACTTTTCTCTGCAGCTGCGTCACGGGGAGATTCTGGGTCTTGCCGGCGTGGACGGAAACGGCCAAACCGAGCTGGTGGAAGCTCTGGTGGGGTTGCGAAAGGCCGAGGCAGGAAAGATTTTTCTGGCAGGCCAGGATGTTACCGATCGTTCGATCGGGGAGCGCATAGAGGCGGGGCTGGCTCATATTCCCGAGGACCGGCAAAAGCGCGGCCTGGTACTGGATTATTCGGTGCAGGACAATCTTGTGCTGGCGACGCACAGAAAAGAGCCCTATTCCCGGAGAGGGTTTTTGCAACCCGCCGCGATCCGGGCCCACGCCGAGAAGGTGATCCGGGCCTTTGATGTGCGATCGGGTGAGGGCGCCTCGACGATAGCCCGGTCCATGTCCGGCGGAAACCAGCAGAAAGCAATTGTTGGCCGCGAGATCGATCTGGATCCAGAGGTTCTCGTGGCGGTTCAGCCGACCCGGGGGCTTGATGTGGGGAGCATTGCCTATATTCACAAGCGCCTGGTAGCCCAGAGGGATGCTGGAAAGGCCATTCTTCTGGTATCGCTGGAGCTGGACGAGATTCTTGATCTTTCAGACCGGATCGCTGTTATAAATCACGGCGAACTCATCGGAATTGTCGATGCCTCCTCTACAAACGAGCGGGAAGTGGGACTCATGATGACCGGTGTCCATAAGGAGGACCTGTGA
- a CDS encoding ABC transporter permease has product MRFRLNRELVVGLVTVLLGLVAGAILMTLTGNNPFQGFRYLFRGSLMNVERFGNTLAIATPLILTGLSVAFAFRTGLFNIGSPGQVLMGGLLATILGLTLGLPKVILLPVMTVAAITGGALWGFVPGYLKARFNVHEVVACIMMNWIAYWITYYTIRIHFSSAGLATESRRLGAMASLRVTWLTELFQGSYVNLGIFLALAAVALVAVILNNTVWGYQFKAVGFNRYAAENAGIAVQRNIATSMMISGALSGLAGLSFYAGYAVNMEIGIMPNIGWDGIAVALLGAASPVGVVGAALFFGILQSGKGFMGAMTDIPPEVGDTIIASIIYFAATSVLIRRFLAHRRFQVLFSRGEDNSDV; this is encoded by the coding sequence ATGCGGTTCAGACTCAATCGGGAACTTGTGGTGGGTCTTGTGACGGTTCTTTTGGGGCTTGTGGCGGGGGCGATCTTGATGACCCTTACCGGCAACAATCCGTTTCAGGGGTTCCGGTATCTCTTCAGGGGAAGCCTCATGAATGTGGAACGCTTCGGGAACACCCTGGCCATTGCCACCCCTCTGATATTGACGGGACTCTCTGTAGCCTTTGCCTTTCGTACCGGCCTTTTTAATATTGGTTCACCCGGTCAGGTGTTGATGGGAGGGCTCTTGGCTACCATTTTGGGTCTTACCCTGGGGTTGCCCAAGGTAATTCTTCTGCCGGTCATGACCGTTGCAGCGATCACCGGAGGTGCTCTCTGGGGGTTCGTTCCGGGATACCTGAAGGCCCGGTTCAACGTGCACGAGGTGGTGGCCTGTATCATGATGAACTGGATCGCCTACTGGATCACCTATTATACAATCAGGATTCATTTCAGCAGCGCTGGTCTTGCTACGGAGTCGCGGCGCCTTGGTGCGATGGCGTCCCTGCGGGTAACGTGGCTCACGGAGCTCTTTCAGGGATCCTACGTTAACCTGGGTATCTTCCTTGCTCTGGCGGCGGTGGCTCTGGTCGCGGTGATTCTGAACAATACTGTCTGGGGATACCAGTTCAAGGCGGTGGGGTTCAACCGCTATGCAGCAGAAAACGCAGGGATCGCCGTGCAGCGCAATATTGCGACCTCCATGATGATTTCCGGGGCTCTTTCCGGTCTGGCGGGGCTTTCTTTCTACGCAGGCTACGCTGTGAATATGGAGATCGGAATTATGCCCAACATAGGCTGGGATGGCATTGCTGTTGCCCTTCTGGGAGCAGCCTCTCCTGTGGGAGTGGTGGGGGCGGCCCTCTTCTTTGGAATACTCCAGTCAGGGAAGGGGTTCATGGGTGCTATGACAGATATTCCTCCCGAAGTGGGGGATACCATTATAGCTTCGATCATCTATTTTGCTGCCACCAGCGTGCTGATTCGGCGCTTCCTGGCTCATCGCCGATTCCAGGTCCTGTTCAGCCGGGGGGAGGATAACTCCGATGTTTGA
- a CDS encoding peptidase U32 family protein, with protein sequence MTPKGSAIELLAPARDVECGLAALRHGADALYVGASRFGARQAAGNSLDDISRLIEAARFYSARVYVTLNTLLFDRELPQIEDLVHQLYQRGADAIIFQDMALLEMDLPPIALHASTQADNRTPEKVRFLEEAGVEQVVLARELSLEEIRKIRQETKRIQLEVFVHGSLCVSYSGRCFASHRWGGRSANRGVCAQPCRLPYRVTTHEGTEILKGKHLLSLKDLWNGPNLEDLLQAGATSFKIEGRLKDISYVKNVTAWYRQALDKLLEKNPSWHRSSCGTEIFSFVPAPEKTFSRGFTDHFLYQRQKDSATMGTPKAIGAPLAKVLTVRKNHFTLPAHTDPGNGDGLCYFNSRGELEGFRVDRVEIDATGNSGKEKCYRICARFGSSLKEGTLLYRNHHQAFARQVEKSRGERKVGLKITIVGTRDSSDRPVLIVTATDEEGLSSQLERTIPQTEGARDTHGTARARENLERQFSRWGNSPFHLEALHQDLDQKLEPIPSVPLSWMNSLRRDLAEVHEKKRRSRRPPDVIRPPTGTTPFPTASEEPSLNITNTKARAFYKRHGVGETPPAPDALPRRAPHEAALPNKKEEMPVMLCRYCLRHELDLCPRQGGSPAHPLILEGEPGTLEARFDCERCEMQLYLISPRPAPG encoded by the coding sequence ATGACCCCAAAAGGATCAGCAATCGAACTCCTTGCCCCGGCCCGCGATGTGGAGTGTGGTCTGGCAGCGTTGCGCCACGGAGCCGATGCCCTCTATGTGGGAGCCTCCAGGTTCGGAGCACGCCAGGCAGCAGGAAACAGCCTGGACGATATCTCCCGCCTCATCGAGGCAGCCCGCTTTTACAGCGCCCGAGTCTACGTAACCCTTAACACCCTCCTCTTCGACCGGGAACTCCCCCAGATTGAGGATCTTGTCCACCAGCTCTACCAACGGGGAGCAGACGCGATCATCTTTCAGGATATGGCACTTCTGGAGATGGACCTGCCCCCTATCGCGCTCCACGCCAGCACCCAAGCCGATAACAGGACGCCCGAAAAGGTCCGATTTCTGGAAGAGGCAGGAGTAGAACAGGTTGTGCTGGCCCGGGAGCTCTCGCTTGAGGAAATCCGGAAAATCCGGCAGGAGACAAAAAGAATACAACTTGAAGTCTTTGTCCACGGGTCTCTTTGCGTTTCCTACAGCGGACGGTGTTTTGCCAGTCACCGCTGGGGCGGCCGGAGCGCCAACCGGGGAGTCTGCGCCCAACCCTGCCGATTACCCTACCGCGTTACCACCCACGAGGGCACAGAGATCCTGAAAGGGAAACATCTTCTCTCCCTCAAGGATCTCTGGAATGGCCCCAATCTGGAGGACCTGCTCCAGGCAGGCGCAACCAGTTTCAAGATCGAAGGCCGGCTAAAGGACATCTCCTACGTGAAAAACGTCACCGCCTGGTATCGCCAGGCTCTGGACAAACTCCTGGAGAAAAACCCTTCCTGGCACCGAAGCTCCTGCGGAACCGAGATTTTCTCCTTTGTCCCTGCCCCGGAAAAAACCTTTTCCCGAGGGTTTACCGACCATTTCCTTTACCAACGTCAGAAAGATTCCGCCACCATGGGAACACCCAAGGCGATAGGGGCTCCCCTGGCGAAGGTTCTGACAGTCCGGAAAAACCACTTCACCCTGCCTGCCCACACAGATCCGGGGAACGGCGACGGCCTCTGCTACTTCAACTCCCGGGGGGAGCTGGAAGGGTTCCGGGTGGATCGGGTAGAAATCGATGCAACGGGGAACAGCGGAAAGGAAAAATGTTACCGGATCTGCGCCCGCTTTGGTTCAAGCCTGAAGGAGGGAACGCTCCTCTACCGTAATCACCACCAGGCCTTTGCCCGTCAGGTTGAAAAGAGCCGGGGCGAGCGCAAAGTGGGTCTGAAGATTACCATCGTCGGTACCAGAGACAGCTCGGATAGACCTGTCCTGATAGTAACGGCCACCGATGAGGAGGGCCTGTCGTCGCAACTGGAACGGACGATTCCCCAAACCGAAGGAGCTCGGGACACCCACGGGACCGCTCGTGCCCGGGAAAATCTGGAACGGCAGTTTTCACGGTGGGGAAACTCCCCTTTTCACCTGGAGGCACTTCATCAGGACCTTGATCAGAAGCTGGAACCGATCCCCTCTGTGCCGCTCTCCTGGATGAACTCCCTTCGGAGAGACCTGGCTGAGGTTCACGAAAAAAAGCGGCGTTCCCGACGCCCCCCCGACGTGATTCGCCCCCCCACGGGGACCACCCCTTTCCCGACAGCCTCCGAGGAACCATCGCTGAACATTACCAACACCAAAGCCCGGGCCTTCTACAAACGCCACGGCGTGGGAGAAACTCCACCGGCACCGGATGCGCTGCCCCGGAGAGCTCCTCATGAGGCAGCTCTCCCGAACAAGAAAGAGGAAATGCCGGTCATGCTGTGTCGCTACTGCCTTCGGCATGAACTCGACCTCTGTCCCCGGCAGGGCGGCTCCCCGGCCCATCCACTAATTCTGGAGGGAGAACCGGGGACACTGGAAGCCCGCTTTGACTGCGAGCGTTGCGAGATGCAGCTTTACCTTATTTCCCCACGACCCGCCCCTGGATAA
- a CDS encoding GyrI-like domain-containing protein, whose amino-acid sequence MQVNVQTLPPVYLAGASFFGNPFTSHAAWTEENEIGLLWQRYLSLLREQTPVPSGEEAPRGEFFELHILHPGSRLRGEYEVFVGHPVQLSEISLWPLPFSLKIIPPGEYGIFWLSGAAAAEDWTENLELPAGYSLDSSFSVLRYDHRFQGMDRLDESLVQIHAPLLRH is encoded by the coding sequence ATGCAGGTAAATGTACAAACCCTTCCCCCGGTCTACTTGGCCGGGGCCAGCTTTTTTGGAAACCCCTTCACATCCCACGCTGCCTGGACCGAGGAAAACGAGATCGGGCTCCTCTGGCAACGCTATCTCTCGCTTCTCCGGGAGCAGACTCCGGTGCCTTCGGGAGAGGAAGCTCCCAGAGGAGAGTTCTTTGAGCTCCACATTCTGCATCCCGGGAGCCGCCTCCGGGGAGAATATGAGGTCTTTGTGGGGCATCCGGTACAATTGTCGGAGATATCCCTCTGGCCCTTGCCCTTTTCCCTGAAGATTATCCCCCCCGGGGAGTATGGGATCTTCTGGCTGAGTGGCGCCGCTGCCGCCGAGGACTGGACCGAAAATCTGGAACTCCCGGCAGGGTACAGCCTTGATTCCTCCTTCTCGGTCCTTCGCTACGACCACCGGTTTCAGGGCATGGACCGCCTGGATGAATCTCTGGTGCAGATCCATGCTCCCCTTCTCCGACATTGA
- the deoA gene encoding thymidine phosphorylase, with protein MFLPQEIIRKKRDNLELEAADISRFVQGITDNSISEAQIAALTMAIFLNGMSRDECVALTLSMRDSGKVMDWTSLDLPGPIIDKHSTGGVGDTVSLMLGPMFAACGGYNPMISGRGLGHTGGTLDKLGSIPGYNPFPTPEQLSKAVREAGTAIIGQTGDLAPADRRIYAARDVTATVESIPLITASILSKKLAAGLDALVMDVKVGSGAFMPTPELSRDLAESIVAVGTGAGLNISALLTDMSQSLAPCAGNALEVRCALDYLTGVARPERLHGVVMALCTEGLLAGKLAETREEAEEMLRKGLDSGAAAERFSRMVSILGGPGDLLEHPDKHLASAPVVHDVPVPDDGYIAAFDTRALGFAVVALGGGRLRSDQEIDPAVGLTDICELGAPVKKGDLLLRVHARSEEACHSVLPMIYEAVQISPDPSATKDLIQGRVVGK; from the coding sequence ATGTTTTTGCCACAGGAAATTATCAGAAAGAAACGAGATAACCTGGAGCTTGAGGCAGCGGACATTTCCCGCTTTGTCCAGGGAATAACCGACAACTCCATCAGCGAGGCCCAGATTGCGGCACTCACCATGGCAATTTTTTTGAATGGCATGAGCCGCGATGAGTGCGTCGCTCTCACCCTCTCCATGCGTGATTCCGGAAAAGTAATGGACTGGACAAGTCTGGATCTGCCTGGACCCATTATTGACAAGCACTCGACAGGGGGAGTTGGCGATACAGTCTCGCTCATGTTGGGGCCTATGTTTGCTGCCTGCGGCGGATATAACCCCATGATCTCCGGCCGGGGACTTGGTCACACCGGCGGAACCCTGGACAAGCTCGGAAGCATCCCTGGATATAACCCCTTCCCGACACCGGAGCAGTTGTCAAAGGCTGTTCGCGAGGCCGGGACAGCCATTATTGGTCAAACGGGTGATCTTGCTCCGGCCGACAGGCGTATATATGCAGCGAGGGACGTGACGGCCACGGTGGAATCGATCCCGCTGATCACGGCGTCGATCCTGTCCAAGAAGCTGGCGGCTGGACTGGACGCGTTGGTGATGGACGTGAAGGTCGGATCCGGGGCTTTTATGCCCACACCGGAACTCTCCCGGGATTTGGCAGAATCAATCGTTGCCGTGGGTACCGGGGCTGGCCTGAATATCAGCGCACTCCTGACCGACATGAGTCAATCGCTTGCACCCTGCGCCGGGAACGCCCTGGAGGTTCGCTGTGCCCTGGACTATCTCACCGGAGTTGCCAGGCCAGAGAGGCTTCACGGTGTTGTTATGGCTCTCTGTACAGAAGGACTTCTGGCGGGAAAGCTTGCCGAAACCCGGGAGGAAGCAGAGGAAATGCTCCGGAAGGGCCTTGATTCCGGTGCTGCAGCTGAGCGATTTTCCCGAATGGTCTCCATTCTGGGTGGCCCGGGAGATCTCCTGGAACATCCTGATAAGCATCTTGCTTCAGCTCCGGTAGTTCATGATGTGCCGGTTCCCGACGATGGTTATATTGCAGCTTTCGATACGCGGGCCCTGGGCTTTGCTGTGGTTGCTCTTGGGGGAGGACGCTTGCGAAGCGATCAGGAGATTGATCCTGCCGTGGGACTGACTGACATCTGCGAACTGGGAGCTCCTGTGAAAAAGGGAGATCTGCTCCTGCGTGTTCATGCCAGGAGCGAAGAGGCCTGTCACAGCGTTCTTCCCATGATATACGAAGCTGTACAAATTTCCCCGGACCCTTCTGCAACGAAGGATCTTATCCAGGGGCGGGTCGTGGGGAAATAA
- a CDS encoding TrmO family methyltransferase domain-containing protein, with translation MKTKTMKEPVTIRPLGWVEKTGEGAFVQLQEEFREGLQGLDEFSHVIIFWWGQGDNQKVPMTMDLPYAPGVQAGLFATRSPLRPNSVNMTVAGVLAIDCPKGRIKLDELDAFAGTAVIDIKPYYGCLDRVQEYRQPQWVPSEWGEWYYPLPEEIW, from the coding sequence ATGAAAACCAAAACGATGAAAGAACCCGTGACGATCCGACCTTTGGGGTGGGTGGAGAAAACCGGGGAAGGAGCCTTTGTTCAGCTCCAGGAGGAGTTCCGGGAAGGGTTGCAGGGGCTCGACGAGTTCAGCCACGTGATTATCTTCTGGTGGGGACAGGGAGATAATCAGAAGGTCCCCATGACGATGGATCTTCCCTACGCTCCTGGTGTGCAGGCGGGACTCTTTGCAACTCGAAGCCCGCTCAGACCCAACTCGGTGAACATGACCGTGGCAGGTGTTCTTGCAATTGACTGCCCCAAGGGCCGCATAAAACTGGACGAACTGGATGCCTTCGCCGGGACAGCTGTGATCGACATCAAACCGTATTACGGCTGTCTTGACCGGGTCCAGGAATACCGTCAGCCCCAATGGGTTCCCTCGGAATGGGGCGAGTGGTATTACCCCCTTCCCGAAGAAATCTGGTAA
- a CDS encoding phosphopentomutase — translation MMKKLDRLFIIVLDSLGVGALPDAEEYGDLGANTLGHIAEALPLKLPVMESLGLGNILDVRGISPASAPRGAWGKAASRTKGKDSTVGHWELAGVPVDQPLPTWPQGIDSAVIRDFEEAIGRKCLGGGVASGTQIIAELGARHVETGFPIVYTSADSVFQIAAHEEVVGLEKLYHWCEIARKTLSVGRVIARPFIGQEGSWQRTANRHDYALPAPGKTMLDALQEKGCPVVAVGKIADLFAGRGIDESWPTKSNDHGMDKTLEIARQEGKGLVFVNLVDFDSVYGHRRDVRGYRDALESFDFRLGALLPLLRNDEAVLITADHGCDPVFKGTDHTREYVPILAAGPPMSPVPLGCRNSFADIAASAVDLLVGPAVWSGPAGESFADTLVQEG, via the coding sequence ATGATGAAAAAGCTGGATCGGCTCTTCATTATCGTTCTCGACAGCCTTGGCGTGGGCGCTCTTCCCGATGCTGAGGAGTACGGTGATTTGGGAGCGAACACCCTGGGCCATATCGCCGAGGCGTTGCCCCTGAAACTTCCCGTGATGGAATCGCTGGGATTGGGAAACATTCTGGATGTTCGCGGGATATCTCCCGCGTCTGCTCCCCGGGGTGCCTGGGGAAAGGCTGCTTCCCGAACCAAAGGAAAAGACTCTACCGTAGGGCACTGGGAGCTCGCCGGTGTTCCTGTAGACCAACCTCTTCCCACGTGGCCCCAGGGAATCGATTCTGCCGTAATCCGGGACTTCGAAGAGGCTATCGGACGAAAATGCCTGGGAGGCGGGGTCGCCTCGGGTACGCAGATCATTGCCGAGCTGGGAGCTCGGCACGTCGAGACGGGGTTCCCCATCGTCTATACCTCGGCTGACTCGGTTTTTCAGATTGCAGCCCACGAGGAAGTAGTGGGTCTTGAAAAACTGTATCACTGGTGTGAAATTGCCCGGAAAACGCTCTCCGTGGGGCGTGTTATCGCACGCCCTTTTATTGGTCAGGAAGGATCCTGGCAGCGCACGGCCAATCGCCACGATTACGCCCTGCCAGCTCCCGGCAAAACCATGCTGGACGCTCTTCAGGAGAAGGGCTGTCCCGTGGTGGCTGTGGGAAAGATCGCCGATCTCTTTGCGGGTCGGGGAATCGACGAATCCTGGCCAACCAAATCGAATGATCACGGTATGGATAAAACCCTGGAAATAGCCCGCCAGGAGGGGAAGGGGCTGGTTTTTGTCAACCTGGTGGATTTCGATTCGGTCTATGGGCACCGTCGGGATGTGCGGGGTTACCGCGACGCTCTTGAAAGCTTTGACTTCCGCCTGGGCGCTCTTCTGCCTTTGTTGCGGAATGACGAAGCGGTGCTGATTACGGCCGACCACGGATGTGACCCTGTCTTCAAGGGAACGGACCACACCCGGGAGTACGTGCCGATTTTGGCCGCAGGACCACCGATGAGCCCGGTTCCCCTGGGATGTCGCAACAGCTTTGCAGATATCGCAGCGTCTGCGGTTGATCTTTTGGTGGGCCCTGCCGTCTGGTCTGGCCCCGCCGGCGAAAGTTTCGCCGATACACTCGTACAGGAGGGATGA
- a CDS encoding ABC transporter permease yields the protein MFDILVNLFPYAMAFTMPILITSLGGLCSERSGVVNIGLEGLMVVGSFSAAVFISRLYPILGGSALWFGLLAAMAAGAIFSLLHAFACINLRANHVISGIAINMIAASMTVFFARTMTGSGNIQLRNGLPRFSIPLLAEVPLVGPLLFRQSYGTTWLILVILALAWFILYYTRFGLRLWAAGEHPHALDAAGVSVYRIQYAGVLLSGMFAGLGGATILVTYSGEFNGSVSGMGFLALAALIFGKWKPLGILGSTLFFGFAMTIANASQAEPALQAIPEIILKVFPYVVTLLALILFSKTTQAPRALGEPFDKGKR from the coding sequence ATGTTTGATATTTTGGTAAACCTGTTTCCCTACGCTATGGCTTTCACCATGCCGATCCTGATCACCTCCCTGGGGGGGCTCTGCAGCGAGCGCAGCGGTGTCGTCAATATCGGCCTTGAAGGGCTGATGGTGGTGGGGTCCTTCTCGGCGGCGGTGTTCATATCGCGGCTGTACCCGATTCTCGGGGGAAGCGCCCTGTGGTTTGGGCTTCTCGCGGCCATGGCGGCGGGGGCGATTTTCTCGCTTCTCCACGCCTTTGCCTGCATTAACCTTCGAGCAAACCATGTTATCAGCGGGATTGCAATCAACATGATCGCTGCCTCCATGACGGTGTTCTTTGCCCGCACCATGACGGGGTCGGGAAATATTCAGCTGCGCAACGGGTTGCCGAGGTTCAGTATTCCCCTGTTGGCCGAAGTGCCCCTGGTGGGGCCCCTGCTCTTTCGGCAAAGCTACGGCACAACCTGGCTGATCCTGGTCATTCTTGCTCTGGCCTGGTTCATTCTGTATTACACCCGCTTCGGGTTGCGCCTCTGGGCTGCAGGGGAGCATCCTCATGCTCTCGATGCCGCCGGAGTGAGCGTCTACCGAATACAATACGCGGGGGTTCTGCTCTCGGGGATGTTTGCCGGGTTAGGGGGGGCCACCATTCTTGTGACCTACTCGGGAGAGTTCAATGGTTCTGTTTCGGGTATGGGGTTTCTGGCTCTGGCTGCCCTGATTTTCGGGAAATGGAAGCCCTTGGGAATCCTGGGGTCCACGCTCTTTTTTGGCTTTGCCATGACAATAGCAAATGCCTCCCAGGCAGAGCCTGCTCTGCAGGCGATCCCCGAGATTATTCTGAAGGTTTTTCCCTACGTAGTGACGTTGCTGGCGCTCATTTTGTTCTCCAAGACCACCCAGGCCCCCCGCGCCCTGGGAGAACCCTTCGACAAAGGAAAGCGCTAA